The following are from one region of the Pseudomonadota bacterium genome:
- a CDS encoding TolC family protein produces MTRIIQTCLFLLLSVIPINAFAQPAILDTMVNKAIEVSPMLRMLEAKYKAAQMQSNVDSNLPDPMLTLGMANLPTDTFSFTQEPMTGKVIALSQAVPFPGKLDSIRDIKNKAAEIVKQEIEDAKNEIVKNVSQNYYELIFVRKALEVAKENLKLLHDITQVVRTNYTVGKSSQQNLFKVELEITNINDKIEELKNKENMVAAMLNALLLQAQNTHIITDDLPAFQYYDLTQQQLDSLVIQNRPYLTGIKLAKQRAKLQEKLAQYDYYPNFNFSVQYSQRDEIAKTNTDLADFASFMVGISIPLNFGGKVSSKVKETQALQTMYDAQYYLSLQMLGGNFGTSISILNSLRKRIKLVQEVQLPQAQQTFSTTLSSYQVGQVDFINVIDAQNKLYQIQTNLYRLTVDYLKEIEELKFLTGAKELG; encoded by the coding sequence ATGACCAGAATAATACAAACCTGTCTATTCCTCTTATTAAGCGTTATTCCAATCAATGCTTTTGCCCAGCCAGCTATCCTCGATACAATGGTAAACAAGGCCATAGAAGTCAGCCCTATGCTAAGAATGCTGGAGGCAAAATACAAAGCGGCCCAAATGCAAAGCAATGTTGATTCGAATTTGCCTGACCCCATGCTGACATTGGGTATGGCAAATTTACCAACGGACACTTTCTCTTTTACACAGGAACCAATGACTGGAAAAGTAATTGCTCTTAGCCAGGCAGTTCCATTTCCCGGAAAGCTTGATTCTATTCGGGATATAAAAAACAAAGCAGCCGAAATTGTGAAACAGGAAATTGAAGACGCAAAAAATGAAATAGTAAAAAATGTTTCTCAAAATTACTATGAGCTTATTTTTGTAAGAAAAGCACTTGAAGTGGCAAAAGAAAACCTGAAATTACTTCATGATATCACTCAGGTTGTAAGAACAAATTATACTGTAGGAAAATCAAGCCAGCAGAATTTGTTTAAGGTAGAATTAGAGATAACAAACATAAACGATAAAATTGAAGAATTAAAAAATAAAGAGAATATGGTTGCTGCGATGTTAAATGCTTTGTTGCTGCAAGCTCAAAATACGCATATTATCACAGATGATCTTCCGGCGTTTCAATATTATGATCTAACTCAACAGCAGCTGGATTCTCTGGTGATACAAAACAGACCCTATCTAACAGGTATTAAACTCGCTAAACAAAGGGCGAAACTTCAGGAAAAATTGGCGCAATACGACTACTATCCCAATTTTAATTTTTCAGTTCAGTATTCTCAAAGAGATGAAATAGCAAAAACAAATACCGACCTTGCCGATTTTGCAAGCTTTATGGTGGGCATATCCATCCCCCTAAATTTCGGTGGAAAAGTTTCCTCAAAAGTTAAAGAGACTCAGGCTTTGCAAACAATGTACGATGCTCAGTATTATCTTTCTTTGCAGATGCTTGGCGGAAATTTTGGGACATCGATTTCCATATTGAATTCTCTTCGTAAAAGAATCAAGCTGGTTCAAGAAGTCCAACTTCCCCAGGCACAGCAGACATTTTCCACAACCTTATCCAGCTATCAGGTGGGGCAGGTCGATTTTATCAATGTTATTGATGCACAAAATAAATTGTACCAGATACAGACTAATTTATATCGGCTGACAGTAGATTATCTTAAAGAAATTGAAGAATTGAAGTTCTTAACCGGTGCAAAAGAATTAGGATAG
- a CDS encoding efflux RND transporter periplasmic adaptor subunit, giving the protein MFYLGKNQHKDSAPPVKTAQNDQTKKEKKILFWRAPMNPNEIYKQPGKSQMGMDLVPVYEDEASSAGTVTISGAMQQNMNVKTAVVENRELSPKVITNGILVQNEKTEYIATTRVNGWVEKLYVNYTGQVVKKGEKLMDIYSPELVAAQQELLTALSYQESVKSSGFPEAVASGDELFKSAVRKLELLEIPASEIERLKTTGEVKTYITLYAQNSGTVIEKTVVEGQKIMAGTTLLRIADLSRLWLIADVYEYELSKIQLGLSVEITFNYLPGKTYHGKISFIYPTIDNKTRTARVRIDIHNHNGELKPSMFANVIIKGKSLGTYPVLPEQAVLRSGQKSIVILVLDEGKFKPVEIKLGVYSDGYYQVLEGLTKSDTIVTSAQFLIDSESNLRAALSQFGSSTKKDEPGKMESMEDSDNKAKRQNKDPRIREGIIDLEAIDKNKDDKLYEDVMDWNVISDEPGTCPLCGMTLKEFSIKDVKKNLMEHGLKHKE; this is encoded by the coding sequence ATGTTTTATCTTGGAAAGAACCAACATAAAGATTCCGCTCCACCGGTAAAAACCGCCCAAAATGATCAAACAAAAAAAGAAAAAAAGATTTTATTCTGGCGCGCTCCGATGAACCCTAATGAAATATATAAGCAACCGGGCAAATCACAAATGGGTATGGACTTAGTGCCTGTTTATGAAGATGAGGCTTCTTCTGCCGGTACTGTTACGATAAGCGGTGCCATGCAGCAAAACATGAATGTGAAAACGGCTGTTGTTGAAAATAGAGAGCTTAGTCCCAAGGTTATTACAAACGGTATTTTGGTCCAAAATGAAAAGACCGAGTATATTGCAACCACCAGGGTAAACGGATGGGTGGAAAAATTGTATGTAAACTACACTGGCCAGGTTGTAAAAAAGGGTGAAAAACTCATGGATATATATTCGCCCGAACTTGTGGCTGCCCAGCAGGAATTACTGACAGCTCTTTCCTATCAGGAATCCGTTAAAAGTTCCGGTTTCCCTGAAGCTGTGGCCAGCGGAGATGAATTGTTTAAAAGTGCTGTGAGAAAATTGGAATTGCTTGAAATTCCGGCAAGTGAAATTGAAAGACTTAAAACTACCGGAGAAGTAAAAACATATATAACTCTTTATGCCCAGAACAGCGGAACGGTTATAGAAAAAACTGTTGTAGAAGGTCAGAAGATTATGGCGGGTACCACGCTGCTGCGTATAGCCGATCTTTCAAGGCTGTGGTTGATAGCTGATGTATATGAATATGAATTGTCTAAAATACAGTTGGGTCTATCTGTGGAAATTACATTTAATTATCTGCCGGGAAAAACCTATCATGGTAAAATCTCTTTTATTTATCCTACTATTGATAATAAAACCAGAACGGCAAGAGTCAGGATTGACATACATAATCATAATGGCGAACTTAAACCGTCAATGTTTGCAAATGTTATCATAAAAGGAAAGTCTCTTGGAACTTACCCTGTACTACCGGAACAGGCCGTTTTAAGGAGCGGTCAAAAAAGTATTGTAATACTTGTTTTGGATGAAGGCAAATTCAAACCTGTTGAAATAAAATTAGGAGTTTATTCCGACGGCTATTACCAGGTCCTTGAAGGATTAACTAAAAGCGATACTATCGTTACCTCGGCACAGTTTCTCATTGATTCGGAAAGCAACCTGAGGGCTGCATTATCACAATTTGGCAGTTCAACCAAAAAAGATGAACCGGGCAAAATGGAATCTATGGAAGATAGTGATAACAAAGCAAAGAGGCAAAACAAGGATCCGAGAATAAGAGAAGGAATCATAGATTTAGAAGCAATTGATAAGAATAAAGACGACAAGCTTTATGAGGATGTAATGGACTGGAATGTAATTTCCGATGAACCGGGAACCTGCCCCTTATGTGGTATGACCTTGAAAGAGTTTAGCATAAAGGATGTAAAGAAAAACTTAATGGAACACGGACTAAAGCATAAAGAGTAA
- a CDS encoding CusA/CzcA family heavy metal efflux RND transporter, whose amino-acid sequence MIEWSINNRIFVIILTAALIMGGIWAIKNTAVDAIPDLSDVQVIIYTDYSGQGPQIVEDQVTYPLTTKMLSVPYAKDVRGFSFFGFSMVYIIFEDGTDLYWARSRVLEYLSSMRSTLPEGVTPQLGPDATGLGWVYQYALTSKTKSLQELRSIQDWFLRYELTSLPGVSEVASIGGFVKQYQVNVDPTKLASYDIPLSKVRMAILESNSDVGGRLMEMGETEFMVRGLGYIKSIEDLKSIAIGRNKNSGTPVYLKDVANIDIGPELRRGLAELDGEGEVVGGIIVQRFGENGLAVIERVKQRLKELQASLPPDVKIVPVYDRSTLIHKAVNNLGQKLMEEGLIVALVIIVFLMHFRSSLVIIFTLPTAVLAALLVMHFQGINANIMSLGGIAIAVGAMVDAAIIMVENSHSHFVKNQILPEEKKLPHWAVILESAREVGPSIFLSLLVITVSFLPVFTLEAQEGRLFKPLAFTKTYSMAAAAILSITIIPVLMGFFIRGKMKSEEENPITKLMMKIYHPVVDFVMKARWLVIVIAIIIVGITYIPFSKLGSEFMPPLYEGDLLYMPTTLPGISITKAREILQQTDKLIKTFPEVKSVFGKIGRADTATDPAPLSMIETTIQLKPEDQWRAGMTREKLVEELDAVVKFPGVTNAWTMPIKTRIDMLSTGIKTPVGIKIAGPELDVLQDIGKRIEEVAKKIPGTRSVFAERSVGGNYVDFSINREAIARYGLTIADVQRVFMSAVGGMNVTKTVEGLERYPVNLRYQRDYRENIDALKRVLVPLPGGGNIPLAELGDVQIRKGPPMIKSENARPNAWVYIDIENIDVGTYVKKAQKIIATEVKLPQGYSLKWSGQFEYMERAGQRLAVVLPLTFLIVIMLLYFNTKSFVKTGIILLALPFSMVGAVWYLYLAGFHLSVAVWVGIIALLGVDAETGVVMLLYLDIAYEGWKKRGALKSYADLRESIFEGAVKRIRPKMMTVLVLFFGLLPILIGHGAGGDVMKRIAAPMAGGIFTSMIMELTIFPAIFYALKRREMRKQNMLIENNQQA is encoded by the coding sequence ATAATCGAGTGGTCAATTAATAATAGAATATTCGTTATTATACTAACTGCTGCTTTGATTATGGGAGGAATATGGGCGATTAAAAATACGGCGGTAGATGCCATTCCCGACTTAAGCGATGTCCAGGTAATTATTTATACCGATTATTCAGGGCAGGGTCCGCAGATAGTAGAGGATCAGGTAACATATCCGCTTACAACCAAAATGTTGTCCGTGCCTTACGCAAAGGATGTCCGGGGATTTTCTTTTTTCGGCTTCTCGATGGTCTATATAATCTTTGAAGATGGTACGGATTTGTATTGGGCCAGAAGCCGGGTGCTGGAATATTTAAGTTCGATGAGAAGCACTTTGCCGGAAGGAGTTACTCCTCAACTCGGACCGGATGCCACAGGATTGGGCTGGGTTTATCAGTATGCATTAACATCCAAGACAAAAAGTCTACAGGAACTGCGCTCAATTCAGGATTGGTTTTTGCGTTATGAATTAACATCTTTGCCGGGAGTTTCGGAAGTTGCAAGTATAGGAGGATTTGTTAAGCAGTACCAGGTTAATGTTGATCCCACAAAACTTGCATCCTATGACATCCCATTAAGCAAGGTAAGAATGGCAATCCTGGAGAGCAACAGCGATGTTGGCGGCAGGTTGATGGAAATGGGTGAAACCGAGTTTATGGTAAGAGGTCTTGGATACATAAAAAGTATAGAAGACCTGAAAAGCATTGCCATAGGAAGAAATAAAAACTCCGGTACGCCGGTTTACCTGAAAGATGTAGCCAATATAGATATTGGGCCTGAGCTTAGAAGAGGCCTTGCCGAGCTTGATGGAGAAGGAGAAGTAGTCGGTGGAATAATAGTTCAGCGTTTTGGTGAAAACGGGTTGGCCGTAATCGAGAGAGTCAAACAGCGGCTCAAGGAATTGCAAGCCTCGCTTCCTCCCGATGTAAAAATAGTTCCCGTATATGACAGATCAACTCTGATACATAAGGCGGTTAATAATCTGGGTCAAAAACTCATGGAAGAGGGCCTGATCGTTGCCTTGGTTATCATTGTTTTCCTGATGCACTTTCGCAGTTCCCTGGTTATCATCTTTACCTTGCCCACTGCCGTTCTTGCCGCACTGCTTGTAATGCATTTCCAGGGTATTAATGCCAACATCATGTCCTTGGGAGGTATCGCAATTGCGGTCGGTGCCATGGTGGATGCCGCAATAATCATGGTGGAAAATTCACATTCCCACTTTGTTAAGAATCAGATATTGCCTGAAGAAAAGAAGCTTCCCCACTGGGCGGTAATTCTCGAATCAGCAAGAGAAGTTGGGCCTTCGATATTTCTTTCACTTTTAGTTATCACGGTTTCTTTTCTTCCCGTATTTACATTGGAGGCACAAGAAGGAAGATTGTTTAAGCCCTTGGCCTTCACGAAAACATATTCGATGGCTGCGGCTGCAATACTTTCCATTACCATTATTCCCGTATTAATGGGATTCTTTATCCGTGGTAAAATGAAAAGTGAAGAAGAAAATCCTATTACAAAACTCATGATGAAAATTTATCATCCTGTCGTTGATTTTGTAATGAAAGCCCGTTGGTTGGTTATTGTTATTGCGATAATCATTGTGGGCATTACCTATATACCTTTCTCCAAACTTGGTTCGGAATTCATGCCTCCCTTGTACGAAGGGGATCTTTTATATATGCCTACTACTCTTCCCGGCATTTCTATTACAAAAGCGCGAGAGATTCTTCAGCAGACAGACAAGCTGATAAAAACATTCCCGGAAGTAAAATCCGTATTCGGAAAAATCGGCAGGGCCGATACTGCTACCGATCCGGCACCTTTGTCTATGATTGAAACAACGATTCAACTAAAACCTGAGGATCAGTGGCGTGCCGGCATGACACGGGAAAAACTCGTTGAAGAATTGGATGCCGTTGTTAAGTTTCCCGGTGTTACCAATGCCTGGACCATGCCCATTAAAACGAGAATTGACATGCTTTCAACTGGGATTAAAACACCCGTTGGTATTAAAATCGCGGGGCCGGAGCTGGATGTATTGCAGGACATAGGCAAGCGGATTGAGGAAGTAGCGAAAAAGATACCCGGTACCCGCTCGGTCTTTGCTGAACGCTCCGTTGGTGGCAATTATGTGGATTTTAGTATTAACAGAGAAGCAATTGCCAGATATGGCCTTACAATAGCTGATGTGCAAAGAGTTTTTATGTCTGCCGTTGGCGGAATGAATGTTACAAAAACTGTCGAAGGATTGGAGCGTTACCCGGTTAACTTGCGATACCAGAGGGATTACCGTGAAAATATCGATGCGCTCAAGAGGGTGCTTGTACCACTTCCTGGTGGGGGTAATATACCTTTGGCAGAATTGGGCGATGTTCAAATCCGTAAAGGTCCACCCATGATAAAGTCCGAAAACGCCAGACCGAACGCCTGGGTTTATATAGATATTGAAAATATTGACGTGGGAACTTATGTAAAAAAGGCGCAGAAAATAATCGCTACAGAAGTAAAACTGCCCCAGGGGTATTCTTTAAAATGGAGCGGTCAGTTTGAATATATGGAACGGGCCGGGCAAAGATTAGCTGTAGTTCTGCCTCTGACATTTTTAATCGTCATTATGCTTTTATATTTCAACACGAAATCTTTTGTTAAAACAGGTATTATCCTTTTGGCGCTGCCCTTCTCCATGGTTGGAGCCGTATGGTATCTTTATCTTGCCGGATTTCATTTAAGTGTAGCCGTGTGGGTTGGTATTATTGCTCTGTTGGGAGTCGATGCTGAAACAGGCGTGGTTATGCTGCTGTATTTAGATATCGCTTATGAGGGCTGGAAGAAGCGGGGTGCTCTTAAATCCTATGCCGATTTAAGAGAATCAATATTTGAAGGAGCAGTAAAAAGGATTCGACCCAAAATGATGACCGTGCTTGTGCTTTTCTTCGGTCTTTTGCCTATCCTTATCGGGCACGGTGCGGGTGGCGATGTAATGAAACGAATTGCTGCACCGATGGCAGGCGGCATTTTTACAAGCATGATCATGGAACTGACAATTTTCCCCGCCATTTTCTATGCTTTAAAAAGAAGAGAGATGAGAAAACAGAATATGTTGATAGAAAACAATCAACAGGCGTAA
- a CDS encoding DsbA family protein: MKAKIQTLIIISLLLIIAPSGIAQTGAEPHNRCVAGDPSAPVKIEVFSCYQCPPCRDFYLETIRPLLKDYADNNKACVVFYEFPLKMHDYAREAARYGEAARRLGQDQWQRVSEVLYQHLDEWKSDRKKIETFVAGVLSIDEMARVKELIKDPSIDKTIDDDIAEGHSRHIKGTPTYYIYAKGKRKKIFGNVSYPVMKDYIERLLK; this comes from the coding sequence ATGAAAGCCAAAATACAAACCTTGATAATAATATCGTTACTATTAATCATAGCACCATCAGGGATAGCACAAACCGGAGCCGAACCACATAACAGGTGCGTGGCAGGAGATCCAAGTGCACCGGTTAAAATTGAAGTTTTTTCATGCTATCAGTGTCCTCCCTGTCGTGATTTTTATCTCGAAACCATCCGCCCATTACTGAAAGATTATGCCGATAATAACAAAGCCTGTGTTGTTTTTTATGAATTTCCTCTAAAGATGCATGACTATGCCCGTGAGGCAGCCAGATATGGAGAAGCAGCCCGCCGTTTAGGACAGGATCAATGGCAACGGGTAAGTGAAGTACTTTATCAGCATCTTGACGAATGGAAGTCTGACAGAAAAAAAATCGAAACCTTTGTCGCAGGCGTGCTTTCTATTGATGAAATGGCAAGGGTTAAGGAGTTGATAAAGGACCCATCCATAGATAAAACCATTGATGATGATATCGCAGAAGGGCATAGCCGCCACATCAAAGGAACTCCGACTTATTATATTTATGCCAAAGGGAAAAGGAAGAAAATATTTGGCAACGTTTCTTATCCGGTAATGAAAGATTATATAGAGCGGCTACTCAAATGA
- a CDS encoding DoxX family membrane protein, translated as MKIKIIHILHWVCRLFLGCIFIYAGYTKLDNSLQFAVAIEGYKLLSPNLVIWAIKILPWVEISLGAALLLGIMIRYTAALIGGLLALFIVVMLVTYLRGIEADCGCFGIGVKISPFTLVRDSFFILPALYLYFKPRIKK; from the coding sequence ATGAAGATAAAAATTATTCATATTTTACATTGGGTTTGCAGGCTTTTTCTTGGTTGCATTTTTATCTATGCAGGCTATACCAAACTGGATAATTCATTACAATTTGCGGTTGCTATAGAAGGCTATAAGTTATTATCACCCAATCTGGTAATTTGGGCTATTAAGATACTGCCCTGGGTGGAAATCTCTCTGGGTGCAGCATTACTGCTTGGCATTATGATCCGTTATACAGCCGCTCTTATCGGAGGTTTACTTGCGCTTTTCATTGTGGTTATGTTAGTTACATATCTTCGGGGTATTGAAGCTGATTGCGGCTGCTTTGGAATTGGTGTAAAAATCTCCCCATTTACCCTGGTCAGAGACTCTTTTTTCATACTGCCGGCACTATATTTATACTTTAAGCCACGGATCAAAAAATAA
- a CDS encoding BrnA antitoxin family protein: MPASVLAEIVFKAIEGENILEHIDLSKARRLNQEQKRVNVDFPIWMIQSLDREAKRLGVPRQSIIKIWLAERLHKSATT; the protein is encoded by the coding sequence ATGCCGGCTTCAGTGTTAGCTGAAATAGTATTTAAGGCAATTGAAGGGGAAAATATTTTAGAGCATATAGACCTCTCAAAGGCAAGACGGCTGAACCAGGAACAAAAAAGGGTTAATGTCGATTTTCCTATCTGGATGATTCAGTCGCTAGATAGAGAAGCTAAACGCCTTGGTGTCCCTCGGCAATCGATTATTAAGATTTGGCTTGCTGAAAGACTACATAAATCAGCTACCACATAG
- a CDS encoding SDR family NAD(P)-dependent oxidoreductase produces MFNNAGVATGSSIWESSINDCNWVIGVNLLGVIHCIHKFVPIMLRQGTPCHIVNTSSIAGLATYHPSALYQLTKHGIVALSEQLLHDLEMRGANIMVSVICPGVVNTNITDAEHNRPNKYLNYPYGVAQNPGPDDMEQAFR; encoded by the coding sequence TTGTTCAACAATGCAGGTGTGGCAACCGGATCTTCCATTTGGGAAAGCTCAATCAACGATTGCAATTGGGTTATTGGCGTTAATTTGTTGGGGGTAATTCATTGCATTCATAAATTTGTTCCCATTATGCTTCGGCAGGGGACACCTTGCCATATTGTAAATACCTCATCAATAGCAGGGCTTGCTACTTACCATCCATCAGCACTTTATCAACTTACCAAACACGGTATAGTTGCGCTTTCTGAACAACTTCTTCATGATTTAGAAATGAGAGGGGCAAATATAATGGTCTCCGTAATATGTCCTGGGGTTGTTAATACTAACATCACGGATGCAGAACATAATCGGCCTAATAAATATTTGAATTATCCGTATGGAGTTGCTCAAAACCCTGGACCTGATGATATGGAACAAGCTTTCCGATAA
- a CDS encoding FAD-dependent oxidoreductase, giving the protein MEYTYLFMPIKIGSITVNNRISFAPHGTSFAKDSILDDRYVEYMKLRAKGGVGLIIAGGMTIAPSTKGMLNIQEIFEERSVPMLKRLSDSVHPYGTKIIMQLSHCGRQMESGHSRQPLLAPSAIPCPVMRETPKEMETADIKSLVQAFALSALHSKKGGMDGVEIHGTNGYLLNEFMSPYFNKRTDDYGGNLENRMRMTMEVIDAIRKAVGSDFVVGIRIPADDLVPGGLTLNDWKEIAQLLEATGKIDYIHIGHPPYIIQTTVGCGMQVPLGFHSAYAAEFKEAVSLPVINTFRINDPIQAEKILADGHGDMVGMTRGLIADPEWPNKAREKRIEEIRYCIACNQGCLGRLFEGKPMSCLQNPVVGLEKEIGTLAPASPKKKVLVVGGGPAGMEAARVARFRGHEVILYEKEEELGGQVSIAMKASGRSEFVGITRYLAKQMEILGVKIHTGVEVTPEIIEREQPHAVVVATGSQPVIPPLPGMEQANVINERDAISGKAEIGNKVVVLDGGEAHWKFLSVIEHLTDMGKQVEAISPLLFIGMGLMSSPDLGAYQRRVLNKGVVFSPSTSIKAVSGNTVSVFNVYTQAERKIENVDTVVSVMGNRADNQLYYALKDKVKELYAVGDCAAPRKAIDAIYEGYNIGRII; this is encoded by the coding sequence ATGGAATATACGTATTTGTTTATGCCGATCAAAATAGGATCAATAACAGTTAACAATCGGATAAGTTTTGCACCTCATGGGACTTCCTTTGCAAAGGATAGTATACTAGATGACAGATATGTAGAATATATGAAACTCCGTGCTAAAGGCGGTGTGGGGCTAATTATTGCCGGGGGCATGACTATAGCGCCCAGTACCAAGGGAATGCTGAATATCCAGGAAATATTTGAAGAAAGGTCAGTACCGATGTTGAAGCGTCTTTCTGACTCGGTGCACCCTTATGGTACGAAGATTATAATGCAGCTTAGTCATTGCGGCAGGCAAATGGAAAGCGGGCATAGTCGACAGCCGCTTCTGGCTCCATCGGCAATTCCCTGCCCGGTAATGCGTGAGACACCCAAGGAAATGGAAACAGCAGATATCAAAAGTCTTGTTCAGGCCTTTGCTTTATCGGCACTCCACTCAAAAAAAGGCGGCATGGACGGTGTGGAAATTCATGGCACCAATGGTTATCTGCTTAATGAATTTATGTCTCCATATTTTAATAAGCGTACGGATGATTATGGGGGCAATCTGGAGAACCGGATGCGTATGACAATGGAAGTTATTGATGCAATACGCAAAGCCGTTGGAAGTGATTTTGTTGTTGGTATAAGGATTCCTGCTGATGATTTGGTCCCGGGCGGGCTTACTTTAAATGATTGGAAAGAGATTGCTCAGTTGCTGGAAGCTACAGGGAAGATAGATTATATTCATATCGGACACCCCCCCTATATAATTCAAACGACAGTGGGCTGCGGAATGCAGGTTCCATTAGGGTTTCACAGCGCCTACGCGGCTGAATTTAAGGAGGCGGTCTCTCTGCCTGTGATCAACACATTCAGGATCAATGACCCGATACAGGCCGAAAAAATTTTAGCTGATGGACATGGTGATATGGTGGGTATGACAAGGGGCCTTATTGCTGATCCGGAATGGCCCAACAAAGCCAGGGAGAAAAGAATAGAAGAGATTCGTTACTGCATAGCATGTAATCAGGGGTGCCTGGGCAGATTATTTGAGGGCAAGCCCATGTCTTGTTTGCAGAATCCTGTAGTAGGACTTGAAAAAGAAATCGGCACCTTGGCACCGGCATCGCCCAAGAAGAAAGTCTTGGTAGTAGGCGGTGGACCTGCCGGGATGGAGGCGGCCAGGGTAGCCAGGTTTAGAGGCCATGAAGTGATCCTGTATGAAAAAGAGGAAGAATTGGGAGGACAGGTCAGCATTGCAATGAAAGCTTCCGGAAGGTCGGAATTCGTCGGTATTACAAGATACCTGGCAAAACAGATGGAGATATTGGGAGTAAAGATTCATACAGGTGTGGAAGTAACACCGGAGATAATTGAACGTGAACAGCCGCATGCAGTTGTGGTTGCTACCGGTTCTCAGCCTGTTATACCACCGCTGCCTGGCATGGAACAGGCTAATGTAATCAATGAACGGGATGCTATTTCCGGAAAAGCTGAAATCGGGAATAAAGTGGTAGTACTTGACGGTGGGGAGGCTCACTGGAAATTTCTGAGCGTTATTGAGCATTTAACAGATATGGGCAAGCAAGTAGAAGCTATATCACCTTTGCTTTTTATTGGTATGGGACTTATGAGCAGTCCGGATTTGGGCGCATACCAACGAAGAGTACTTAATAAAGGGGTGGTTTTCAGCCCCAGCACATCTATAAAGGCAGTTTCGGGAAATACGGTATCCGTATTTAATGTTTATACGCAAGCTGAAAGAAAAATAGAAAATGTAGATACTGTGGTTTCGGTCATGGGCAACCGGGCCGATAATCAACTTTATTATGCTTTGAAAGATAAAGTAAAAGAGTTATATGCGGTGGGAGATTGTGCGGCACCCCGTAAGGCAATTGACGCAATATATGAAGGATATAATATCGGAAGAATAATATAA